The Taeniopygia guttata chromosome 6, bTaeGut7.mat, whole genome shotgun sequence genome contains a region encoding:
- the LOC105759353 gene encoding C-type lectin domain family 2 member B isoform X3 has protein sequence MGNGTAIGNVLKRNLRTFLGEWFSSRPVLTAVLILLLLVLVLALGVALAVQSAPQVPVTPATAQLVLGCPHGWVGSNGVCYYLSRDSRSWEQAQERCSELGASLAILKDEAMDLLFRLRGNVDYWIGLCRRGERLYWGDGSSYSSRVPVFGSSQCAYLAENRFRSENCSNERPYVCSKAQAAL, from the exons ATGGGGAATGGAACAGCAATTGGCAATGTACTGAAAAGGAACCTCAGAACATTCCTGG GTGAATGGTTCAGCTCCCGTCCCGTGCTCACGGCGGTGCTgattctgctgctcctggtgctggtgctggcttTGGGGGTGGCCTTGGCTGTGCAGTCAG CACCACAGGTTCCAGTCACACCTGCGACTGCGCAGTTGGTTCTGGGCTGTCCCCATGGCTGGGTTGGGTCCAATGGGGTCTGCTACTACTTGTCAAGGGattccaggagctgggagcaggctcAGGAACGGTGCTCCGAGCTCGGGGCCTCCCTGGCCATTCTCAAGGATGAGGCCATG GATTTGCTCTTCCGCCTCCGCGGGAACGTGGATTACTGGATCGGGCTGTGCAGACGGGGCGAGCGCCTGTACTGGGGGGACGGCAGCAGCTACAGCTCCAG ggTTCCTGTCTTTGGCAGTTCCCAGTGTGCATACCTGGCTGAGAACAGATTCAGGAGTGAGAACTGCTCAAACGAGCGGCCGTATGTCTGCAGCAAGGCCCAGGCTGCCCTGTGA
- the LOC105759353 gene encoding C-type lectin domain family 2 member B isoform X1, with protein sequence MAAAGPRPRCESGAELGQGAAGSCHCGAAAAELGGGSGPGEWFSSRPVLTAVLILLLLVLVLALGVALAVQSAPQVPVTPATAQLVLGCPHGWVGSNGVCYYLSRDSRSWEQAQERCSELGASLAILKDEAMDLLFRLRGNVDYWIGLCRRGERLYWGDGSSYSSRVPVFGSSQCAYLAENRFRSENCSNERPYVCSKAQAAL encoded by the exons atggcggcggcggggccaCGGCCCCGGTGTGAGAGCGGAGCGGAGCTCGGTCAGGGAGCAGCGGGTTCGTGTCACtgcggagcggcggcggcggagctcggaggcggctCCGGCCCAG GTGAATGGTTCAGCTCCCGTCCCGTGCTCACGGCGGTGCTgattctgctgctcctggtgctggtgctggcttTGGGGGTGGCCTTGGCTGTGCAGTCAG CACCACAGGTTCCAGTCACACCTGCGACTGCGCAGTTGGTTCTGGGCTGTCCCCATGGCTGGGTTGGGTCCAATGGGGTCTGCTACTACTTGTCAAGGGattccaggagctgggagcaggctcAGGAACGGTGCTCCGAGCTCGGGGCCTCCCTGGCCATTCTCAAGGATGAGGCCATG GATTTGCTCTTCCGCCTCCGCGGGAACGTGGATTACTGGATCGGGCTGTGCAGACGGGGCGAGCGCCTGTACTGGGGGGACGGCAGCAGCTACAGCTCCAG ggTTCCTGTCTTTGGCAGTTCCCAGTGTGCATACCTGGCTGAGAACAGATTCAGGAGTGAGAACTGCTCAAACGAGCGGCCGTATGTCTGCAGCAAGGCCCAGGCTGCCCTGTGA